The following is a genomic window from Polaribacter atrinae.
AAAAGTGGCTGTTATACCTTTTAATACTTTTACCTCTCCAAAACCTTTGTGTAAATTATCTACTTCAATCATATTTTAGGTTAAAAGCATTTGAGTTAAAAAATAGTTCGCTATTACAATTAAAATAGTCGTCCAAACTACAGCCTGAGTACTTGCTTTACCCACTGCTATAGAGCCTCCTTTAACATAATAACCATGATAAGAAGGTACTGTAGAAATTAAAAATGCAAAAACTAACGTTTTAATAATTGCATATGATAATAAAAAAGGATCAAAATCTGTTTGAATACCTTCTATATAATCTGCTCCAGAAAAAAGACCAGATAAAACACCAGTAACCCATCCTCCTAAAATTCCTAAAAACATTCCTAATGATATTAAAAAAGGATAAAAGAAAACAGTTGCTAGAACTTTAGGCAATACTAAATGGCTTAAAGCATTTATCCCCATTACTTCTAATGCATCAATTTGTTCTGTAACACGCATTGTACCTATACTAGATGTTATATAAGAACCTACTTTACCTGCTAAAATAATTGAACAAAAAGTTGGTGCAAACTCTAAAATAATAGAACGCTTTGCAGCAAAACCTATTAAAGATTTCGGAATAAAAGGGTTG
Proteins encoded in this region:
- a CDS encoding MlaE family ABC transporter permease encodes the protein MGCLEHIGKYFMMLGRVFKKPQKRKVFYEALIKEIDELGLKSLGIIMFISFFIGGVIALQTALNLDNPFIPKSLIGFAAKRSIILEFAPTFCSIILAGKVGSYITSSIGTMRVTEQIDALEVMGINALSHLVLPKVLATVFFYPFLISLGMFLGILGGWVTGVLSGLFSGADYIEGIQTDFDPFLLSYAIIKTLVFAFLISTVPSYHGYYVKGGSIAVGKASTQAVVWTTILIVIANYFLTQMLLT